The following are from one region of the Erwinia billingiae Eb661 genome:
- a CDS encoding GrpB family protein: MRIVVVAPYDQQWPVQYQAERARLEAVLKSVMVSSHHIGSTSVPGLVAKPVIDILLEVTDLSELDKCNRAMAASGFDARGENGIAGRRYFTKGGDRRSHQVHAFEVGDEQVVKHLAFRDYLIENPQVAEAYAELKQNAAKVCRNDIKRYQQMKTDFISHYLKLAMEEPEARQKATKANGGSKAQNPRNDT; the protein is encoded by the coding sequence ATGCGCATTGTCGTCGTAGCGCCATACGATCAGCAGTGGCCAGTGCAGTATCAAGCAGAACGCGCCAGGTTGGAGGCTGTGCTGAAGTCAGTGATGGTGTCCAGTCATCATATCGGCAGCACATCAGTACCGGGATTGGTGGCGAAGCCGGTGATAGACATTTTGCTGGAAGTCACAGACCTGAGTGAGTTGGATAAATGCAACCGGGCTATGGCTGCATCAGGTTTTGATGCTCGGGGTGAAAACGGCATTGCCGGCAGAAGATACTTCACCAAAGGCGGAGATCGTCGGAGTCATCAGGTGCATGCGTTTGAGGTGGGTGATGAACAAGTCGTTAAACATCTGGCGTTCAGAGATTATCTGATAGAGAACCCGCAAGTGGCAGAAGCTTACGCGGAGCTGAAACAGAACGCGGCCAAAGTTTGTAGGAATGACATAAAGCGGTATCAGCAGATGAAGACGGATTTCATCAGTCATTATCTGAAGCTTGCCATGGAAGAGCCAGAAGCGCGGCAAAAGGCTACCAAAGCCAATGGCGGCTCAAAAGCACAGAATCCCCGTAACGATACATAG
- a CDS encoding GNAT family N-acetyltransferase — protein MDAAIAVFQCAVRGIASKDYDQQQILAWSQVDRQRWQQRLNDSKVWLAEIHRRIVGIISLEADGHLDLLFTDAEYQRRGVATALYRTVEQWARENGVTSIMTEASITAKPFFIHQGFDVNEQQLVQVRGQAFINFKMQKML, from the coding sequence TTGGATGCAGCGATTGCCGTGTTCCAATGCGCGGTGCGTGGCATCGCCAGCAAGGATTATGATCAACAGCAGATTCTGGCGTGGAGTCAGGTCGATCGTCAGCGCTGGCAGCAGCGGTTAAATGATAGCAAGGTTTGGCTGGCGGAAATCCATCGGCGCATTGTCGGCATCATCAGTCTGGAAGCAGATGGTCATCTGGATTTGTTGTTCACCGATGCGGAGTATCAGCGACGCGGTGTGGCGACAGCGCTGTACAGAACAGTTGAGCAATGGGCGAGGGAGAATGGCGTGACGTCGATAATGACTGAAGCAAGCATCACGGCAAAACCGTTTTTCATTCACCAGGGTTTCGATGTGAACGAACAACAGCTGGTGCAGGTGCGGGGGCAAGCGTTTATCAATTTCAAAATGCAGAAGATGTTGTGA